A part of Saccharomyces paradoxus chromosome I, complete sequence genomic DNA contains:
- the MDM10 gene encoding Mdm10p (Subunit of both the ERMES and the SAM complex~similar to YAL010C), which translates to MDQVLRAFYQSTHWSTQNSYEDITATSRTLLDFQIPSAIHLQISNKSTPNTFNSLDFSTRSRINGSLSYLYSDAQQLKNFMRNSTDIPLQDATETYRQLQPNFNFSGSSGKTLSSDQSTLEDNKKLPHDSKFVKKSLYYGRMYYPSSDLEAMIIKRLTSQTQFMLKGISSFRESLNVLTCYFQRDSHRNLQEWIFSTSDLLCGYRILHNFLTTPSKFNTSLYNNSSLSLGAEFWLGLVSLSPGCSTTLRYYTHSTNTGRPLTLTLSWNPLFGHISSTYSAKTGTNSTFCAKYDFNLYSIESNLSFGCEFWQKKHHLPETNRSNNDKLEPISHELVDTISNNRVIKLLHENVPNLNSVDNDIPSPLDIPVHKQKLLNDLTYAFSSSLRKIDEERSTIEKFDNKISSSIFTSVWKLSTSLRDKTLKLLWEGKWRGFLISAGTELVFTRSCQETLSDDDKNVNAISISAADAENGNIPVFPAKFGIQLQYST; encoded by the coding sequence ATGGACCAAGTACTAAGGGCGTTCTATCAGAGCACCCATTGGAGTACACAAAACAGCTACGAGGATATAACGGCCACATCGAGAACATTATTAGATTTCCAAATTCCCTCAGCGATACACCTGCAAATCTCTAATAAATCTACCCCCAATACATTCAATTCTCTAGATTTTTCTACAAGGTCAAGGATAAATGGTTCCCTGAGTTATTTATATTCCGATGCACAGCAGTTGAAGAATTTCATGCGTAACTCTACTGATATCCCATTACAAGATGCGACTGAAACATACAGACAATTGCAACCAAACTTTAACTTTAGTGGTAGTAGTGGGAAGACGCTGAGTAGTGACCAAAGTACACTCGAGGATAACAAGAAATTACCACATGACTCAAAATTTGTTAAGAAATCACTTTATTATGGTAGAATGTACTATCCTAGCTCTGATTTAGAGGCAATGATAATAAAACGACTAACTTCACAAACCCAGTTCATGCTCAAGGGTATCAGCAGTTTCAGAGAGAGTTTAAATGTTCTAACATGCTACTTTCAAAGAGATTCTCATCGCAATTTACAGGAGTGGATATTTTCCACCAGCGATCTATTATGTGGATATAGAATATTACATAATTTTCTCACCACACCTTCCAAGTTTAACACTTCATTATACAATAATTCTTCGTTGTCGCTTGGTGCTGAGTTTTGGTTAGGATTGGTCAGTTTAAGTCCCGGCTGTTCGACAACTTTAAGGTATTACACACATTCTACCAACACGGGACGTCCGCTAACTTTGACGTTATCTTGGAATCCATTATTTGGTCATATATCCTCCACATATTCGGCCAAGACAGGAACGAATTCCACTTTCTGCGCGAAATATGATTTTAATCtttattcaattgaatcaaATCTTTCATTTGGGTGCGAATTTTGGCAAAAGAAGCATCATTTGCCTGAGACCAATAGAAGTAATAATGACAAATTAGAACCAATCTCCCACGAATTGGTGGATACAATTTCAAATAACAGAGTGATTAAACTACTGCACGAAAATGTAccaaatttgaattcagTTGATAACGATATTCCTTCTCCACTAGATATTCCTGTTCATAAACAAAAGTTGCTAAACGACCTGACTTATGCGTTCTCGTCATCACTAAGAAAAATAGACGAAGAAAGGTCTACCATCGAAAAATTTGACAACAAGATAAGTAGTTCCATTTTTACCAGTGTTTGGAAACTGAGCACGTCATTACGTGACAAGACTTTGAAACTATTATGGGAAGGCAAATGGAGGGGGTTTCTAATATCTGCCGGGACAGAACTGGTTTTCACTAGAAGCTGTCAAGAAACTTTATCcgatgatgataaaaatgtCAATGCGATATCGATATCAGCAGCTGATGCAGAAAACGGCAATATACCTGTTTTCCCGGCAAAGTTTGGCATACAACTCCAATACTCCACATGA
- the SPO7 gene encoding Nem1-Spo7 phosphatase regulatory subunit SPO7 (regulatory subunit of Nem1p-Spo7p phosphatase holoenzyme~similar to YAL009W), translated as MEPESIGDVENHTQDDSGSIISGPRKRSTSKTSSAKNIRNSSNISPASMIFRNLLILEDDLRRQAHEQKILKWQFTLFLASMAGVGAFTFYELYFTTDYVKGFHRVILQFTLSFISITVVLFHISGQYRRTIVIPRRFFTSTNKGIRQFNVKLVKVQSTWDEKYTDSVRFVSRSIAYCNIYCLKKFLWLKDDNTIVKFWKSVTIQSQPRIGAVDVKLVLNPRAFSAEIREGWEIYRDEFWAREGARRRKQAHELRPKSE; from the coding sequence ATGGAGCCAGAGAGCATAGGCGATGTGGAGAACCATACTCAGGATGATAGTGGCAGTATTATATCCGGGCCTCGCAAGCGTTCTACAAGCAAGACATCTAGTGCGAAGAATATACGGAATTCCAGTAATATCTCCCCAGCATCGATGATTTTCAGAAACTTGCTGATACTTGAGGATGATTTGAGACGCCAAGCTCACGAACAAAAGATACTGAAGTGGCAATTCACTTTATTCTTAGCGTCTATGGCCGGTGTAGGTGCGTTTACTTTTTACGAGCTATACTTTACTACAGATTATGTCAAGGGCTTCCATAGAGTTATTTTGCAATTcactctttcttttatttccaTTACCGTAGTTCTTTTCCATATCAGTGGGCAATATAGAAGAACCATTGTCATTCCAAGAAGGTTTTTCACCTCCACTAATAAGGGAATTAGGCAGTTTAATGTGAAGCTGGTTAAAGTACAGTCTACGTGGGACGAGAAATACACAGATTCAGTAAGATTTGTGAGTCGATCAATTGCTTATTGTAATATTTAttgcttgaaaaaattcctgTGGCTTAAAGACGATAATACCATTgtgaaattttggaaaagtgTCACAATACAATCCCAACCGAGAATCGGGGCTGTTGATGTGAAATTGGTGCTCAATCCCAGAGCATTTAGTGCGGAAATTAGAGAAGGATGGGAGATTTATAGAGACGAGTTTTGGGCCAGGGAAGGTGCAAGAAGACGCAAACAAGCGCATGAACTCCGACCTAAATCAGAATGA